In Deltaproteobacteria bacterium, one DNA window encodes the following:
- a CDS encoding YceK/YidQ family lipoprotein, with the protein MSLDTQLGRGYEGPYVYSGVRKDLGIMGPAFLHLSFGWVVLTAVDLPFSLVADTLLLPVSIRRDGERAKSIEARTQVETDRPALVHAKAGESPSDTARRLFEHCRDLLRRQDDQLTDCYGVDASVTLAGDRGLRGSEYKLVVREAIAREQVEGISVDWREPVFETEGERVRVRATRRSSQDAGSSAIELVLGAGPDGGWRIVEEKSAGWPEK; encoded by the coding sequence ATGTCGCTCGACACTCAGCTCGGCCGCGGGTACGAGGGCCCGTACGTGTACAGCGGCGTGCGCAAGGACCTCGGGATCATGGGCCCGGCGTTCCTGCACCTGTCGTTCGGCTGGGTGGTGCTCACGGCGGTCGACCTGCCGTTCTCGCTGGTGGCCGACACGCTGCTCCTGCCCGTCTCGATCCGCCGCGACGGGGAGCGCGCGAAGTCGATCGAGGCGCGGACGCAGGTCGAGACCGACCGCCCGGCGCTGGTTCACGCCAAAGCGGGCGAGTCGCCGTCCGACACCGCACGGCGTCTGTTCGAGCACTGTCGCGACCTGCTGCGCCGCCAGGACGATCAGCTCACCGACTGCTACGGCGTGGACGCGTCGGTCACCCTCGCCGGCGATCGGGGCCTGCGCGGATCGGAGTACAAGCTCGTGGTCCGAGAGGCGATCGCGCGCGAGCAGGTCGAGGGCATCTCGGTCGATTGGCGCGAGCCCGTCTTCGAGACCGAGGGCGAGCGCGTTCGCGTGCGCGCCACGCGGCGGAGCTCGCAGGACGCGGGCTCGAGCGCGATCGAGCTCGTGCTCGGCGCCGGACCGGACGGCGGCTGGCGGATCGTCGAGGAGAAGAGCGCGGGCTGGCCCGAGAAGTGA
- a CDS encoding class I SAM-dependent methyltransferase has translation MQPTGPNAEQIEYWNLQAGPKWVAESARMDAMLAPIGLAAMERARPASGERVLDVGCGAGRTTLELAARVGAKGSVLGVDISAPMLGLARERARAEKVANAEFENADAQTYAFTPESVDLIFSRFGVMFFAEPDAAFANLRRALRPGGRLAFACWQALGQNPWMRESIAAIAKHVPMPPPAAPDAPGPFAFADAARVRGILERAGFRGVAHEALLGEISLGRTVDEALAFATEIGPAGSALRGATDAQRDAALASMRAALEANAKADGIRMAYAAWIVTAER, from the coding sequence ATGCAGCCGACGGGACCGAACGCGGAGCAGATCGAGTACTGGAACCTGCAGGCGGGACCGAAGTGGGTCGCCGAGAGCGCGCGAATGGACGCCATGCTCGCGCCGATCGGCCTGGCCGCGATGGAGCGCGCGCGGCCCGCGAGCGGCGAGCGCGTTCTCGACGTCGGCTGCGGCGCGGGACGCACCACGCTCGAGCTCGCCGCGCGCGTCGGCGCGAAGGGCAGCGTGCTCGGCGTGGACATCTCGGCGCCGATGCTGGGGCTGGCGCGCGAGCGCGCGCGCGCGGAGAAGGTCGCGAACGCGGAATTCGAGAACGCCGACGCGCAGACCTACGCGTTCACACCTGAAAGTGTAGACCTGATCTTCTCGCGCTTCGGCGTGATGTTCTTCGCCGAGCCCGACGCGGCGTTCGCGAACCTGCGGCGCGCGCTCCGGCCCGGCGGCCGGCTCGCGTTCGCCTGCTGGCAGGCGCTGGGGCAGAACCCGTGGATGCGCGAATCGATCGCCGCGATCGCCAAGCACGTGCCGATGCCCCCGCCGGCCGCGCCGGACGCGCCCGGGCCATTCGCCTTCGCCGACGCGGCGCGCGTGCGCGGAATCCTCGAGCGCGCGGGCTTTCGCGGCGTGGCGCACGAGGCGCTGCTCGGCGAGATCTCGCTGGGCCGCACGGTCGACGAGGCGCTCGCGTTCGCGACCGAGATCGGCCCCGCGGGAAGCGCGCTGCGCGGGGCGACCGATGCCCAGCGCGACGCGGCGCTCGCCTCGATGCGCGCGGCGCTCGAAGCCAACGCAAAGGCCGACGGCATCCGGATGGCCTACGCCGCCTGGATCGTCACCGCGGAGCGCTAG